The Nostoc sp. 'Lobaria pulmonaria (5183) cyanobiont' genome window below encodes:
- a CDS encoding TIGR02450 family Trp-rich protein, which produces MTKKQKFPYLVGSKWTAQQKIDGWRHFQVVNRKNQAKWVYAEMVAACDPKVRFWINAKLLQDNSQWQAGWQTLQQIHGLETEVS; this is translated from the coding sequence ATGACTAAAAAACAAAAATTTCCTTACCTAGTTGGTTCTAAGTGGACAGCACAGCAAAAAATCGATGGCTGGCGGCACTTCCAAGTTGTCAATCGCAAAAATCAGGCTAAGTGGGTTTATGCCGAAATGGTTGCTGCTTGCGATCCGAAAGTCCGTTTTTGGATAAATGCCAAATTATTACAAGATAACTCCCAGTGGCAAGCTGGCTGGCAAACATTACAGCAAATCCACGGACTTGAAACTGAAGTGTCCTAA
- a CDS encoding DUF5331 domain-containing protein, producing the protein MAFFHSFTDSIKQKWLQFFQNNRDWITLHMEVESVYTPDGGKRPPSYLILGVLNALEPKLAQLMLPFAKLNPDADTLIEVLDLHFDPDLALGNRFVVNPEVEKYVETPADVIDEKPEDETLTHSHTNGFVSVAVVDVQEFAIVDSEDESLGISELEETENGFGDISLTNAHNSKDESFQISSLEADEFGEIAFDSIAATEVKLDEDEALEDSPLDENAFKDVLSDVWGDETALQKAEENNDFLGEELPAGVFDESEIARLFPNA; encoded by the coding sequence ATGGCTTTCTTTCACAGCTTTACAGATTCAATAAAGCAAAAGTGGTTGCAATTTTTCCAGAATAATCGAGACTGGATTACCCTGCACATGGAAGTGGAATCAGTGTACACCCCTGATGGCGGGAAGCGACCACCTTCTTACCTCATCCTGGGAGTTCTTAACGCCCTAGAGCCAAAGCTAGCGCAGTTAATGTTGCCCTTTGCCAAACTTAATCCTGACGCCGATACCCTAATTGAGGTGCTAGATTTGCATTTTGATCCAGATTTAGCTCTCGGTAATCGCTTCGTCGTCAACCCAGAAGTAGAGAAATACGTAGAAACACCAGCAGATGTCATTGATGAAAAGCCTGAAGATGAAACTTTGACACATTCTCATACAAATGGCTTTGTGTCGGTGGCGGTAGTAGACGTTCAAGAGTTCGCAATCGTGGATTCTGAGGATGAAAGCCTGGGAATCAGCGAGTTGGAGGAAACCGAAAATGGCTTTGGCGATATTTCCTTAACTAACGCACACAACTCAAAAGATGAGTCTTTCCAAATCTCTAGTTTAGAAGCAGATGAGTTTGGGGAAATTGCCTTCGATTCAATAGCTGCAACGGAAGTAAAGCTGGATGAAGATGAAGCGCTTGAAGATAGTCCGCTAGATGAGAATGCGTTTAAAGACGTGTTGTCAGATGTCTGGGGTGATGAAACAGCTTTACAAAAGGCTGAAGAAAATAACGATTTTTTGGGGGAAGAACTGCCAGCAGGCGTTTTTGATGAATCAGAAATTGCCCGTCTCTTCCCCAACGCTTAA
- the bchL gene encoding ferredoxin:protochlorophyllide reductase (ATP-dependent) iron-sulfur ATP-binding protein: MKLAVYGKGGIGKSTTSCNISVALAKRGKKVLQIGCDPKHDSTFTLTGFLIPTIIDTLQEKDYHYEDVWPEDVIYKGYGGVDCVEAGGPPAGAGCGGYVVGETVKLLKELNAFDEYDVILFDVLGDVVCGGFAAPLNYADYCLIVTDNGFDALFAANRIAASVREKARTHPLRLAGLIGNRTSKRDLIEKYIEAVPMPVLEVLPLIEDIRVSRVKGKTLFEMAEQDPSLDYVCDYYLNIADQILARPEGVVPNDTPDRELFSLLSDFYLNPGKPQVPNSEEELDLMIV; encoded by the coding sequence GTGAAACTAGCAGTCTACGGAAAAGGTGGTATCGGTAAATCCACAACTAGCTGTAATATATCCGTCGCCCTAGCTAAACGTGGCAAAAAAGTGCTGCAAATTGGTTGCGACCCCAAACATGACAGTACCTTTACCCTGACTGGGTTTTTGATTCCGACAATTATCGACACCCTCCAAGAAAAGGATTATCACTACGAAGATGTCTGGCCGGAAGATGTAATTTACAAAGGCTACGGCGGTGTTGATTGCGTAGAAGCTGGTGGCCCACCTGCGGGTGCTGGATGCGGTGGCTACGTAGTCGGTGAAACCGTGAAATTACTTAAAGAACTCAACGCCTTTGATGAATACGATGTAATTCTCTTTGACGTTCTGGGTGACGTAGTTTGCGGTGGTTTTGCAGCACCACTCAACTATGCAGATTACTGCCTGATTGTTACAGACAACGGCTTTGATGCATTGTTTGCGGCTAATCGGATCGCTGCTTCAGTCCGTGAAAAAGCCCGAACTCACCCACTGCGTCTAGCTGGGTTAATTGGCAATCGCACCTCCAAACGCGACTTGATTGAAAAATATATAGAAGCAGTGCCAATGCCAGTTTTGGAAGTTTTACCTTTAATTGAAGATATCCGTGTTTCCCGTGTGAAAGGTAAGACTTTGTTTGAAATGGCAGAGCAAGATCCTTCTCTAGACTACGTTTGCGACTACTATCTCAACATCGCCGACCAAATTTTGGCGCGTCCCGAAGGTGTTGTACCAAACGACACACCAGATCGTGAGTTGTTCTCTTTGTTGTCTGATTTTTATCTAAATCCGGGTAAACCCCAGGTTCCTAATTCAGAAGAGGAACTAGACTTGATGATTGTATAA